One Castanea sativa cultivar Marrone di Chiusa Pesio chromosome 4, ASM4071231v1 DNA window includes the following coding sequences:
- the LOC142632727 gene encoding uncharacterized protein LOC142632727 translates to MDSLESSGIPFEPQNLCKNYAQTPLDGEKVHENEEKRSMKFPKGVNSNGRRFLGVRQRPSGRWVAEIKDSSQKLRLWLGTFDSPEEAARAYDSAARLLRGRNAKTNFPCHGNMNSHEESTSLLGKNPRLFQLLQHAITKSHARSSSLFPDEIIPWNDHITGDKVDLNHFDTLVEETIVCSSNSESAGSCGFDHDRNMLSQPSFGSSKVYSSVFVAPSFSASLCQVGEDQKNSQEA, encoded by the coding sequence ATGGACAGCCTAGAGAGCTCAGGAATCCCTTTTGAGCCtcaaaatttatgtaaaaattatgCCCAAACACCACTTGATGGAGAAAAAGTccatgaaaatgaagaaaaaagaagcatgAAGTTTCCCAAAGGAGTGAACAGCAATGGAAGAAGGTTTCTAGGGGTGAGACAAAGGCCCTCAGGAAGATGGGTTGCTGAAATCAAAGACTCGTCTCAGAAGCTGAGGCTTTGGTTAGGGACTTTTGATAGTCCCGAAGAGGCTGCTCGGGCTTATGACAGTGCTGCCAGGCTTCTAAGAGGAAGGAATGCCAAGACAAACTTCCCATGTCATGGAAACATGAACTCACATGAAGAAAGCACCAGCTTATTGGGAAAGAATCCGAGGCTGTTTCAGCTTCTTCAGCATGCAATCACAAAGAGCCATGCAAGATCCTCATCTCTTTTCCCTGATGAGATCATTCCATGGAATGATCATATAACAGGTGACAAAGTGGATTTAAACCATTTTGATACGCTTGTTGAAGAAACTATAGTTTGCTCATCAAACTCTGAATCAGCTGGAAGCTGTGGTTTTGATCATGATAGAAATATGCTTTCACAGCCCTCATTTGGTAGTTCCAAGGTTTATTCTTCTGTATTTGTAGCTCCTTCTTTCAGTGCTTCTCTATGTCAAGTAGGAGAAGATCAAAAGAATAGCCAAGAGGCTTAG